In uncultured Methanobacterium sp., a genomic segment contains:
- a CDS encoding ABC transporter permease has product MRSKLEIIFISISFIFTAFLFIIIGTLFIIPSPEGFIEAFFSNEMMAALKLTLSTSILAATFVMLVAIPTAYSLARYEFPLKSLVKSILDLPMAFPEIVLGIALLMIFGNRFLGIPMDRLGIDIAFTTTGIIIAQFFVAFPYAVRILYSTFNYVNPRYEFVSRSLGYGEFETFRNITLPLAKGGIFASTVVTLARCIGTFAAVLLVGGGTYMKTETLSIAIYYNLSLGNIDSAITAGIILVLISFVAIFVLERYAPENIEGGGVK; this is encoded by the coding sequence ATGAGAAGCAAGCTAGAGATCATCTTCATATCAATATCTTTTATTTTTACCGCATTTTTATTCATAATTATCGGTACCCTATTCATAATACCGTCTCCTGAAGGATTTATAGAAGCCTTTTTCTCCAACGAAATGATGGCAGCCCTGAAATTAACTCTATCTACATCAATATTAGCTGCAACATTTGTGATGCTGGTTGCAATTCCCACTGCTTACTCCCTGGCCAGATACGAGTTTCCTCTTAAAAGTTTAGTTAAGAGCATTCTGGATCTACCCATGGCTTTTCCAGAAATAGTTCTGGGTATTGCACTGTTGATGATTTTTGGAAATCGATTCCTGGGAATTCCAATGGATCGTTTAGGCATTGACATCGCTTTTACCACAACTGGTATAATCATAGCCCAGTTTTTCGTAGCCTTTCCTTATGCAGTTAGAATTCTTTATTCCACATTCAACTACGTCAACCCCCGATACGAATTTGTTTCCAGAAGTTTAGGATATGGGGAGTTTGAAACCTTTAGAAATATTACACTTCCATTGGCCAAAGGAGGAATATTTGCATCTACAGTAGTTACACTGGCTCGCTGTATAGGAACCTTTGCCGCTGTGCTTCTGGTTGGTGGGGGAACCTATATGAAAACTGAAACTCTGTCCATTGCCATTTATTACAATTTATCTCTGGGAAACATAGACAGTGCTATAACTGCAGGCATAATTCTTGTTTTAATATCATTTGTAGCCATATTCGTGTTAGAAAGATACGCCCCTGAAAATATAGAAGGTGGGGGTGTGAAATAG
- the modA gene encoding molybdate ABC transporter substrate-binding protein: MNSKQMAIIGIVVVIIIIAGLYVSGIFTGGNNVKGNITVLAGAGTMAAMNDLKANFEKENPGTTINIQYGNSAELFSSLNTQKSADLVVPGDITFMDKAKSQGYMLNDTIKPIVYHIPIIAVQKGNPKNITSVQNLSMEGLKVGLGDTNGTAVGKESITLLNKSGNLAAVKKNVVVYAPTVNQLLTYLTSGQVDAAIITEDMANTTAAQGKIDVITIPKDQNAIATIAVGMTTFTQNKPLATKFENYITSSQGLTIWENHGFKAVNQTS; the protein is encoded by the coding sequence ATGAATTCAAAACAAATGGCAATTATTGGAATTGTTGTAGTTATAATTATTATTGCCGGGTTGTATGTCAGTGGAATTTTTACCGGCGGAAATAATGTTAAAGGAAATATTACAGTTCTGGCAGGTGCTGGAACAATGGCAGCCATGAATGATTTGAAAGCTAATTTCGAGAAAGAAAATCCTGGAACTACCATAAACATACAATATGGTAATAGTGCAGAACTTTTCTCTAGCTTAAATACCCAAAAAAGTGCAGACCTAGTGGTCCCTGGTGACATCACATTCATGGACAAGGCAAAAAGTCAAGGGTACATGTTAAACGATACCATCAAACCCATCGTTTACCACATCCCGATTATTGCTGTGCAAAAAGGAAACCCTAAAAACATAACCTCTGTTCAGAATTTATCAATGGAAGGACTTAAAGTAGGTTTAGGTGACACCAATGGTACTGCAGTCGGTAAAGAAAGTATTACATTGCTTAATAAATCAGGAAATCTAGCTGCGGTCAAAAAGAACGTGGTAGTTTACGCCCCAACCGTTAACCAGCTTTTAACCTACTTAACTTCAGGACAGGTTGATGCAGCTATAATTACCGAAGACATGGCAAACACCACTGCAGCACAGGGAAAAATCGATGTAATCACAATCCCTAAAGATCAAAATGCAATAGCCACTATAGCAGTTGGTATGACTACTTTCACCCAGAACAAGCCTCTGGCCACTAAATTCGAAAATTACATCACATCATCCCAAGGCCTGACCATCTGGGAAAATCATGGATTTAAAGCAGTAAATCAAACCAGTTAA
- the wtpA gene encoding tungstate ABC transporter substrate-binding protein WtpA yields the protein MDKKIMAAIVIIIIAVVGVGVYGYSSYVASSESGTITIYAASSLAKQMNNTAAEFKKQHPNVDVQIQYGGSSDLISQITQLNKSVDIMASADYGLIDKNMIPNSTSFNLEFARNELVIAYTNNSKNSSQINSTNWYEILNQSDVKIGLADPNSAPAGYRGVMMIQMANSYYNNSNIFNDLIASNSAITSQANGSSYVISSPNNLNPTSKIVSRPAVSDLMPVLQSNSVDYVLVYKSDAEQQKSSGVKYMTLPPQLALSNTTYESTYKNYKLTQFSDTNKSKSVTLTPIVYGITVLNNAPHRDLAIQFLQLLLSPAGNKITQDSYQDPIVPAIATNGSTNIPQPLQQYVKQ from the coding sequence ATGGATAAAAAAATTATGGCAGCTATAGTGATTATAATAATTGCCGTTGTTGGAGTAGGTGTATATGGATACAGCTCCTATGTAGCCTCCTCAGAAAGCGGCACTATAACAATATACGCAGCTTCCAGTCTTGCAAAGCAGATGAATAATACTGCAGCAGAATTCAAAAAACAACACCCTAACGTCGATGTGCAAATACAGTATGGTGGAAGTTCAGATCTCATTAGCCAGATAACACAGCTTAACAAATCTGTGGATATCATGGCCTCAGCAGACTACGGTCTTATTGATAAGAATATGATACCCAATTCCACCAGTTTCAACCTGGAATTTGCACGTAACGAACTGGTGATTGCCTATACCAATAACAGTAAAAACAGCAGCCAGATCAACAGTACCAACTGGTACGAGATACTGAATCAGTCTGATGTGAAAATTGGTTTAGCTGATCCTAACTCTGCACCTGCCGGATACCGTGGTGTGATGATGATCCAGATGGCCAACAGCTACTACAACAACAGCAATATATTCAATGATCTCATTGCTTCCAATTCCGCAATTACATCCCAGGCCAATGGAAGTAGCTATGTCATAAGCAGCCCAAATAACTTAAATCCCACCTCTAAAATAGTTTCAAGACCTGCAGTATCTGATTTAATGCCAGTACTGCAATCAAATTCCGTGGATTACGTTTTAGTGTACAAGAGTGATGCTGAACAGCAAAAGAGTTCCGGTGTTAAATATATGACCCTGCCTCCTCAACTGGCACTATCCAACACCACCTATGAATCAACCTACAAAAACTACAAGTTAACTCAGTTCAGTGACACCAACAAAAGCAAATCTGTAACTCTGACACCTATTGTGTACGGTATTACCGTGTTAAACAATGCCCCACATAGGGACCTTGCAATTCAGTTTTTACAACTCCTCTTAAGCCCTGCAGGTAATAAAATAACCCAGGACAGTTACCAGGACCCAATAGTACCTGCAATAGCAACCAATGGTTCCACCAACATCCCTCAACCACTACAACAATATGTGAAACAGTAG
- a CDS encoding NifB/NifX family molybdenum-iron cluster-binding protein translates to MKIAVASTDGKVIDLHFGDANRFLIFKLEDGEGKFQEMREKTPIPLNNHQERWVASIDLINDCKAVLCSKIGEEPKIELRKLGIKPIQLDCDVKEAVKECSNHLLN, encoded by the coding sequence ATGAAAATAGCAGTGGCATCAACCGATGGGAAAGTTATTGATTTGCATTTTGGTGATGCAAATCGCTTTTTAATTTTTAAACTTGAAGATGGAGAAGGTAAATTTCAGGAAATGAGAGAAAAAACACCAATACCCTTGAATAATCATCAAGAACGTTGGGTAGCCTCAATTGACCTTATAAATGATTGTAAAGCAGTTCTCTGTAGTAAAATTGGAGAAGAACCCAAAATAGAACTGAGAAAATTGGGAATAAAACCAATACAACTGGACTGTGATGTTAAAGAAGCGGTTAAAGAATGTTCCAACCATTTGTTGAACTAA
- the nifN gene encoding nitrogenase iron-molybdenum cofactor biosynthesis protein NifN codes for MDHSNCHHDKKFAVVNPSKICQPMGAVQALLGVKDTMPVIHGSQGCSTYMRFQLTRHFREPIEVASTSLSEKTVIYGGEFNLMKALKNITEKQTPRMIVVASSCLTETIGDDMEGIIEKFKDANLDKDLPIIIPVSTPSYTESHVEGYNRTIKALVEHLASKTVPNDKINIITGNLCPADVTQVKDILKTLKCDSIILTDTSENLDGPLTEETLSLYEAGTAVDEIEDTANSLGTVALSKHTNSAGSFLEKKFGVKSIAGPLPAGLENTDEFIKSLCSLGDYEIPGSLEKDRGRLLDAMVDAHSYNYHRKVAIFGDPDFVSGMTRFTAEMGMIPSVLCTGAKSKIFTGDVNHIAQEKGISPVVLAGGDLYDMHMAIKEAGADILIGNSYGASMAKEENIPLFRVGFPIFDRLGAQRISVLGYKGGIEFVDRLTNTLLDFYYDEAGYEIIEEVEMGEEIRERIGEEEVRKHLDNQYAAREEI; via the coding sequence TTAGGTGTTAAAGACACCATGCCAGTGATCCACGGCTCCCAGGGTTGCAGTACCTACATGAGATTCCAGCTCACCAGACACTTCCGTGAGCCCATTGAAGTTGCATCAACTTCACTGAGTGAGAAGACCGTCATTTATGGTGGGGAATTCAACTTAATGAAGGCCCTGAAAAACATCACTGAAAAGCAAACCCCCCGCATGATAGTGGTGGCCTCAAGTTGTCTAACTGAAACCATAGGAGATGATATGGAGGGTATAATCGAAAAATTCAAAGATGCAAATCTGGATAAAGATTTACCCATCATCATCCCGGTTTCAACTCCCAGCTACACCGAATCCCACGTAGAAGGATACAATCGAACCATTAAAGCACTGGTTGAACACTTAGCAAGCAAAACTGTCCCCAATGACAAGATAAATATTATCACCGGTAACCTGTGCCCGGCAGATGTAACCCAGGTTAAGGATATCTTAAAAACGCTCAAATGTGATAGTATCATCCTGACTGACACCTCTGAAAATCTGGATGGCCCTTTAACCGAAGAAACACTGTCTTTATATGAGGCTGGTACCGCTGTTGATGAAATTGAGGATACTGCCAACTCTCTGGGAACAGTTGCCCTGTCCAAACACACCAACTCGGCTGGAAGCTTCCTTGAAAAGAAATTCGGTGTTAAATCCATTGCTGGTCCCCTTCCAGCCGGTCTTGAAAACACTGATGAATTTATAAAATCATTATGCAGTTTAGGAGATTATGAAATCCCAGGTTCACTTGAAAAAGATAGAGGCAGGCTCTTAGATGCAATGGTAGATGCACACTCCTATAATTATCACCGTAAAGTAGCCATATTTGGAGATCCGGACTTTGTATCTGGAATGACACGTTTCACCGCAGAAATGGGAATGATACCATCGGTGCTGTGTACCGGGGCAAAAAGCAAAATATTCACTGGTGATGTGAATCACATTGCGCAGGAAAAAGGAATTTCTCCAGTTGTACTGGCTGGTGGCGATCTTTACGACATGCACATGGCAATAAAAGAAGCAGGAGCCGATATTTTAATTGGTAACTCCTACGGTGCCAGCATGGCCAAAGAGGAAAATATCCCCCTATTCAGGGTAGGATTCCCAATATTTGACAGATTAGGTGCACAGAGGATATCTGTTTTAGGATATAAAGGTGGTATTGAATTTGTGGACAGGTTAACCAATACTCTACTTGATTTCTACTATGATGAAGCAGGATACGAAATAATAGAAGAAGTAGAGATGGGAGAAGAAATAAGGGAAAGAATAGGAGAAGAGGAAGTGAGAAAACATTTAGATAACCAGTATGCAGCCAGGGAGGAGATTTAA
- a CDS encoding molybdopterin-dependent oxidoreductase — translation MKPVITTCTRDCPGSCSIIATVEDGKVTKLRGNPEHDITAGFLCKNTTHYLENYFYSDKRILHPLLKVEGEWERISWDEALNIAAFKISKVINEYGSSSILYYQGFGARTALQAMNRRFFNLLGGVTTTYGTVCGGIGHSAMETDFGAKISHDPLDHLNSNLIIIWGRNPAVTDVHLWRIIRKAQRKGTPIVVIDPVKTKTARHADIFIQPRAGYDYYLAMALAKIILQLDSTENRTGDKNNPENKNNYVDHDFIENATDNFHNYLEILDKYSLEFLSTECNVSLDVLHELAILYAESNPSSIITGWGLHRYIQGHLPFHMIDALAAITGNIGVSGGGVSQGFEEFEYFNFAVELDELGINERKIPMPTIGEAILHTNDPPIKLIFMASGNPVTLNPNSLKVKQGFESADFVIMIDHFLNDTSDVADLFLPATTYLEETDLMGSYGHNWVSPVNPAVPPIGEAKSEFEIFQLLAGRLGFEEKMSGLPEKWLEKLAEPILKQGINFEDLQKTPQRMVKKTDIPFSDGKFKTETGKFEFAKDFQPENRAIKGYPLRLLSTMPEGFIGSAPPNKEIICEYLEVQVHPHVLRINQLADGDKAILESPVGSLPVQTRENYEVGTDYILIYKGGWLKHDQCVNVLTQDRSSALGDGTPYYDTWVRFKVMKR, via the coding sequence TTGAAACCAGTTATTACCACTTGCACCCGAGACTGTCCGGGTTCATGTAGCATAATAGCCACCGTGGAAGATGGAAAAGTTACAAAATTACGTGGCAATCCAGAGCACGATATAACTGCTGGTTTTTTGTGTAAAAATACCACCCATTATCTGGAAAACTATTTTTACAGTGATAAAAGAATTCTTCATCCCCTACTTAAAGTAGAAGGAGAATGGGAAAGAATCAGCTGGGATGAAGCACTGAATATTGCTGCTTTTAAAATTTCCAAGGTTATAAATGAATATGGAAGCTCATCCATCCTCTATTATCAAGGTTTCGGTGCTCGTACCGCTCTTCAGGCCATGAACCGACGATTTTTCAACTTACTGGGTGGAGTTACCACCACTTATGGAACAGTGTGTGGGGGGATCGGTCACAGTGCCATGGAAACTGATTTTGGTGCTAAAATATCCCATGACCCACTGGACCATCTCAACAGCAACTTGATAATCATTTGGGGACGGAACCCTGCTGTTACTGATGTGCATCTGTGGAGGATCATAAGAAAAGCTCAAAGAAAAGGCACCCCAATTGTGGTAATTGATCCAGTTAAAACAAAAACTGCCAGACATGCTGACATTTTCATCCAGCCCAGAGCAGGATATGATTATTATTTGGCCATGGCCCTTGCTAAAATCATTCTCCAACTGGACAGTACTGAAAACCGTACTGGGGATAAAAACAATCCAGAAAACAAAAATAACTATGTGGACCATGATTTTATTGAAAATGCTACTGATAACTTCCATAATTACCTGGAAATACTGGATAAATATTCTCTGGAGTTTCTCTCCACTGAATGCAACGTAAGCCTGGATGTTTTGCACGAACTGGCAATTTTATATGCAGAAAGTAATCCTTCCAGTATTATAACAGGTTGGGGCCTCCATCGCTACATACAGGGGCACTTACCCTTCCATATGATTGATGCCCTTGCTGCTATCACTGGAAATATTGGAGTATCTGGGGGAGGAGTTAGTCAGGGTTTTGAAGAGTTTGAATACTTTAATTTCGCGGTGGAACTGGATGAACTGGGAATAAACGAGAGAAAAATTCCCATGCCCACCATTGGTGAAGCTATACTCCATACCAATGACCCTCCCATTAAACTCATCTTCATGGCCTCTGGAAATCCAGTGACTTTGAATCCTAACTCTTTAAAAGTCAAACAGGGCTTTGAAAGTGCGGATTTTGTGATTATGATCGATCACTTCCTTAATGACACTTCTGATGTTGCAGATCTGTTTCTACCCGCAACCACCTACCTGGAAGAAACAGATCTCATGGGAAGCTACGGCCATAACTGGGTTTCGCCAGTAAATCCTGCAGTACCACCCATTGGTGAAGCAAAATCCGAATTTGAAATATTTCAACTTTTAGCAGGGAGGTTAGGATTTGAAGAAAAAATGTCAGGACTTCCAGAAAAATGGCTTGAAAAACTGGCTGAACCAATCTTAAAACAGGGCATAAATTTCGAAGACCTCCAGAAAACACCACAAAGAATGGTTAAAAAAACGGATATCCCATTTAGTGATGGGAAGTTCAAAACAGAAACAGGAAAATTTGAATTTGCTAAAGATTTTCAACCCGAAAACAGGGCAATAAAAGGTTACCCATTAAGACTTCTTTCAACGATGCCTGAGGGTTTTATAGGATCAGCACCACCCAATAAGGAGATAATATGTGAATATCTGGAAGTACAGGTTCATCCTCATGTTTTAAGAATTAATCAATTGGCAGATGGAGATAAAGCAATTCTTGAATCTCCAGTGGGAAGCCTCCCTGTCCAAACCAGAGAAAATTATGAAGTTGGAACAGATTACATCCTCATTTACAAAGGAGGATGGTTGAAACACGACCAATGTGTTAATGTTTTAACCCAAGACAGGAGTAGTGCACTTGGTGATGGAACTCCTTATTATGACACATGGGTACGATTTAAGGTCATGAAAAGGTAA
- a CDS encoding ATP-binding cassette domain-containing protein, whose product MFLEVKNLSVELGQFQLNNVNLKLEKKDYLVIIGPTGSGKSVLLETIAGFFSPDKGQVFLEGKEITDLTPEERGISIVYQDYILFPHMNVFENIAYGLKKKIKDKDSIETKVNNMAQLLKIDHLLGRNPETLSGGEKQRVAIARSLVVKPNILLMDEPFAALDVNTHSYLTSLIKKVIMQHQTTCIHVSHNFNDVYNLAEHVAVMKDGKILQQGTVNDVFSRPTHNFVADFVGVHNVFQGKIVGHDQSLVQVEINPKVILSSSSDLSSHSKEVTVAIRPESIIFSNEPFVSSVRNQVKGVVETIFEVGHNIWIGVQVEDLSFIGVLTPNSCEALGIKKGREIYLSFKSLNVNLMENYD is encoded by the coding sequence ATGTTCCTGGAAGTTAAAAATTTAAGCGTTGAATTGGGTCAATTCCAATTGAATAATGTGAACCTTAAACTGGAGAAAAAAGATTATCTGGTAATTATAGGACCCACAGGTTCGGGTAAATCCGTCCTTCTGGAAACCATTGCTGGTTTTTTCTCACCAGATAAGGGTCAGGTCTTCCTTGAAGGAAAAGAAATAACTGATTTGACTCCGGAAGAAAGAGGGATTAGCATAGTTTATCAGGATTACATTCTTTTTCCCCATATGAATGTTTTTGAAAATATTGCCTATGGATTAAAGAAAAAAATCAAGGATAAAGATAGTATAGAGACTAAAGTTAACAATATGGCCCAGTTGCTAAAAATAGACCATCTTTTAGGTAGGAATCCGGAAACTCTTAGTGGTGGTGAAAAGCAAAGGGTAGCTATTGCCCGTTCCCTGGTGGTGAAGCCCAATATATTACTGATGGATGAACCTTTTGCTGCTTTAGATGTTAACACCCACAGTTACCTCACTTCACTTATTAAAAAGGTTATCATGCAACACCAAACCACTTGCATCCATGTTTCCCATAATTTTAATGATGTCTACAATTTAGCAGAACACGTGGCAGTGATGAAGGATGGTAAAATTCTTCAGCAGGGCACAGTGAACGATGTATTTTCCAGACCCACACATAACTTTGTGGCTGATTTTGTGGGAGTGCACAATGTTTTCCAGGGAAAGATCGTTGGCCATGACCAATCACTCGTTCAGGTAGAGATCAACCCCAAAGTTATACTATCCAGTTCCAGTGATTTATCTTCCCATTCAAAGGAAGTTACAGTGGCAATACGACCAGAAAGTATCATCTTTTCCAATGAACCATTCGTATCATCAGTGCGAAATCAGGTCAAAGGTGTGGTTGAGACCATCTTTGAAGTGGGACATAACATCTGGATCGGTGTCCAGGTGGAAGATTTATCATTTATAGGTGTTTTAACCCCGAATTCATGTGAAGCACTGGGAATAAAAAAAGGTAGAGAAATTTATCTGAGTTTTAAGTCTTTAAATGTTAATTTAATGGAAAATTATGATTAA
- a CDS encoding 4Fe-4S binding protein, translating to MPNVTINYDKCEGAECGECAEVCSMEILVIDGEKIAIKNQDECSLCEICTDVCPNDAINLE from the coding sequence ATGCCTAATGTAACCATTAACTATGATAAATGTGAGGGAGCTGAATGTGGAGAATGTGCAGAGGTTTGTTCCATGGAAATCCTGGTTATTGATGGAGAAAAAATAGCCATTAAAAATCAGGATGAATGTAGTTTATGCGAAATCTGCACTGATGTTTGCCCCAATGATGCCATTAATCTGGAATAA